In 'Nostoc azollae' 0708, the following are encoded in one genomic region:
- a CDS encoding ATP-dependent Clp protease proteolytic subunit, with translation MPVDSALRVPYNIPGSNQWQWISIGQRMTQERILFLNQPLTTSLANSLISSILYLDSEDQSKPIYLYINSLGDPVLAGRIDETAGMMSIKSCLAIYDTMQYIKSEVVTICFGQAVGMAALILSSGAKGKRVSLPHASIALTQFQVAAQGQATDIQVNAEEVLRKRAIILDIFSQNTGQPADKITKDSERIFYMTPLEAKEYGLIDRVLENSKQLQNSIVA, from the coding sequence ATGCCTGTTGATTCAGCACTTCGGGTTCCTTATAACATTCCTGGTAGTAACCAATGGCAGTGGATCAGTATTGGTCAGCGCATGACTCAGGAGCGCATTCTCTTCTTGAACCAGCCACTCACTACCAGTCTGGCAAATTCCCTCATTTCCTCAATACTATATCTGGATTCAGAGGATCAAAGCAAACCAATCTATCTTTACATCAATTCTCTGGGAGATCCTGTCCTAGCTGGTAGGATAGATGAAACGGCTGGCATGATGTCAATTAAATCTTGTTTGGCAATTTATGACACCATGCAGTACATCAAGTCAGAAGTTGTTACTATTTGTTTCGGTCAAGCTGTTGGCATGGCAGCCCTAATCCTATCATCTGGAGCAAAAGGAAAACGGGTCAGTTTACCTCATGCCAGTATCGCACTGACTCAGTTCCAGGTTGCAGCGCAAGGTCAAGCAACAGACATTCAAGTTAACGCGGAAGAAGTATTGCGGAAAAGAGCCATTATTCTGGATATTTTCTCGCAAAACACGGGGCAACCAGCTGACAAAATTACGAAAGATAGTGAACGTATTTTCTATATGACTCCTCTGGAAGCCAAAGAATATGGACTGATTGATCGGGTTTTGGAAAATAGTAAACAGTTGCAAAACTCTATTGTGGCTTGA
- a CDS encoding Rieske 2Fe-2S domain-containing protein, with translation MQAEFNFFHHWYPLSPVEDLDSPRPVPVTLLGIRLVIWKPRDADNYRVFLDQCPHRLAPLSEGRVDDKTGNLMCSYHGWQFDGRGICTHIPQAENPQLVAKNQQNFCVLSLPVRQENDLLWVWPDAKSAELAATTPLPLSPHIDTNKGFVWSSYIRDLEYDWQTLVENVADPSHVPFSHHGVQGNRDKATSIPLNVVQSTINLIEVSISKALPTTITFQPPCLLEYAISIGDTDKKLGLIVYCVPVSPGKSRIVAQFTRNFAKNLHYLIPRWWEHIKIRNLVLDGDMMLLHQQEYLLQQRQESESWKTAYKLPTSADRLVIEFRTWFDKYCHGQLPWSKVGISNPETKINNNRAVMLDRYHQHTQHCSSCRKALKNLQRLQILLLTYVVTSVCGVAVLSDALRMQLGLPVVITALLGLGVYSWLKFWLIPKFYFVDYIHAEK, from the coding sequence GCGACCTGTTCCCGTAACTTTATTAGGAATTCGATTAGTTATATGGAAGCCTAGAGATGCAGACAATTACCGTGTATTTTTAGATCAGTGTCCTCACCGTCTTGCACCCTTGAGTGAAGGAAGAGTAGACGATAAAACTGGGAATCTCATGTGTAGTTATCACGGTTGGCAGTTTGATGGTCGGGGTATTTGTACTCACATTCCTCAAGCTGAGAATCCTCAACTTGTAGCTAAAAATCAACAAAATTTCTGTGTACTTTCCCTACCAGTGCGGCAAGAAAATGATTTACTCTGGGTTTGGCCTGATGCTAAATCAGCGGAACTAGCTGCAACTACACCCCTACCTTTATCACCACACATAGATACTAACAAAGGTTTTGTCTGGTCTTCTTATATTCGTGACTTAGAATATGATTGGCAAACCTTAGTAGAAAATGTAGCAGATCCTAGTCATGTTCCCTTTTCTCATCATGGGGTACAGGGTAATCGTGACAAAGCAACATCCATTCCTCTTAATGTTGTCCAATCAACAATCAATTTAATTGAAGTTTCCATTTCCAAAGCCTTGCCCACAACAATCACTTTTCAACCACCTTGTCTGTTAGAGTATGCAATTAGTATTGGTGACACTGACAAGAAATTAGGATTGATAGTTTATTGTGTACCAGTTTCTCCTGGTAAATCTAGAATTGTTGCTCAGTTTACTCGCAACTTTGCCAAAAACCTGCATTATCTTATACCGCGTTGGTGGGAACACATCAAAATACGGAATCTAGTTCTAGACGGAGATATGATGCTGCTACATCAGCAAGAATATTTATTGCAACAAAGACAAGAAAGCGAAAGTTGGAAAACTGCCTATAAGTTGCCTACAAGCGCAGATCGTTTAGTAATTGAGTTTCGGACTTGGTTTGATAAATATTGTCATGGTCAACTACCTTGGAGTAAGGTGGGAATTAGTAATCCAGAAACTAAAATCAATAACAACCGTGCTGTCATGTTGGATCGTTACCACCAACATACCCAACATTGTAGTAGTTGCCGGAAGGCGCTGAAAAATCTACAAAGATTACAAATCTTGCTTTTAACCTATGTTGTAACTTCTGTTTGTGGAGTTGCAGTTCTTTCTGATGCTTTACGTATGCAGCTAGGTCTACCAGTGGTCATTACAGCACTTTTAGGATTGGGAGTTTATTCTTGGTTGAAATTTTGGCTCATTCCTAAATTCTACTTTGTAGACTATATCCATGCTGAGAAATGA
- a CDS encoding ATP-dependent Clp protease proteolytic subunit translates to MENSPIKAVQASYYGDSSYRTPPPDLPSLLLKERIVYLGMPLVSADEYKRQIGVDVTKLIIAQLLYLKFDNPEKPIFFYINSTGTSWYTGDSIGYETEAFAICDTIDYIKTPVHTICIGQAIGTAALILSAGTKGFRASLPHATIVLNQPRSGTRGQATDIQIYAKEVLANKAAILDIFSKNTGQTPAKIAKDTERMFYLTPQEAKEYGLIDIVLASMKDLPKPVPILA, encoded by the coding sequence ATGGAAAATTCCCCCATCAAGGCAGTTCAAGCCTCCTACTACGGCGACAGTTCCTACCGGACACCACCACCAGACCTACCCTCCTTACTGCTGAAGGAACGAATTGTCTATCTGGGAATGCCTTTGGTTTCAGCAGATGAATACAAGCGTCAAATCGGTGTTGATGTAACAAAGTTAATTATTGCTCAGTTACTCTATCTGAAATTTGACAATCCAGAAAAGCCAATCTTCTTTTATATAAATTCGACAGGGACCTCTTGGTATACAGGGGATTCGATCGGCTATGAAACAGAAGCCTTTGCCATCTGCGATACCATCGACTATATCAAGACACCCGTACATACAATTTGTATTGGTCAGGCAATTGGCACAGCAGCATTGATTTTATCAGCTGGAACTAAAGGTTTTCGGGCTAGTTTACCTCATGCCACCATTGTCCTGAACCAACCTCGAAGTGGCACACGGGGTCAAGCAACAGATATTCAAATCTATGCAAAGGAAGTCTTAGCAAACAAGGCAGCCATCCTGGATATTTTCTCCAAGAACACTGGACAGACTCCTGCGAAAATTGCTAAAGACACTGAGCGGATGTTCTATTTGACTCCCCAAGAAGCGAAAGAGTATGGGCTAATTGATATTGTCCTAGCAAGCATGAAGGATCTCCCCAAACCTGTACCGATCCTAGCTTAA
- a CDS encoding J domain-containing protein — MDIGDCYRLLGLRSGASFAEIKASYRRLVQQYHPDINPDDEKSKEKFIALTEAYKFLQTVVPQEEIAPKSISSSAASSLLSDYTEVKSQESASTTTIMPHPPTVEDIEQRLKWKTYEQLQRFLQQKRFPQAIALVEALAARLPEDIEVRQWQAIAYQIWGRALIAEKQLPKARIYLKKAIKTDPFNKALLIEVQRDFEILGIKP; from the coding sequence ATGGATATCGGAGATTGCTACCGTTTATTGGGGTTAAGGTCAGGGGCCTCTTTTGCTGAAATCAAAGCGTCTTACCGCCGACTAGTACAGCAATATCATCCCGATATCAACCCAGATGATGAAAAATCTAAAGAAAAATTTATCGCTTTGACTGAGGCTTATAAATTCCTACAAACAGTTGTACCGCAAGAGGAAATAGCCCCAAAATCAATTAGTTCATCTGCCGCATCAAGTTTACTCAGTGATTACACCGAGGTAAAATCCCAGGAGTCAGCATCAACAACAACTATAATGCCACATCCACCAACCGTAGAGGACATAGAACAACGGTTAAAGTGGAAGACTTATGAGCAGTTGCAGCGGTTTTTACAACAAAAACGTTTTCCTCAGGCGATCGCACTGGTGGAAGCTTTAGCAGCAAGATTGCCAGAAGATATAGAAGTACGTCAATGGCAAGCGATCGCTTATCAAATTTGGGGCAGGGCTTTAATTGCTGAAAAACAACTCCCAAAAGCTAGAATCTATCTTAAAAAAGCTATCAAGACAGATCCTTTCAACAAGGCTCTGTTAATAGAAGTGCAGCGAGATTTTGAAATTTTGGGGATTAAACCTTAG
- a CDS encoding ATP-dependent Clp protease proteolytic subunit — MPIGIPKVPYRLPGSNYEQWIDLEDRLFRERIIFLTEEVDDGIANAIVAYFLYLDSDDQTKPIYLYINSPGGSVTAGMAIYDTMQYIKSEVVTICVGLAASMGSFLLATGTQGKRLALPHSRIMIHQPSGGTRGQATDIQIEAQEILRIRSQLNQIYADNTGQALAKIEKDMDRDFFMSAQEAKEYGLIDRVIEERL, encoded by the coding sequence ATGCCTATTGGTATTCCCAAAGTTCCCTATCGCCTCCCTGGTAGCAACTATGAGCAATGGATCGATCTCGAAGATCGTCTATTTCGGGAGCGAATTATTTTTTTGACAGAGGAAGTAGATGACGGTATTGCCAATGCAATTGTCGCTTATTTCCTCTATTTAGATTCCGATGATCAGACAAAGCCGATTTATCTGTATATCAATTCTCCTGGTGGATCTGTCACCGCAGGCATGGCAATTTATGACACCATGCAGTACATCAAATCTGAAGTAGTGACAATTTGTGTTGGGTTAGCGGCTTCAATGGGATCTTTTCTATTAGCTACTGGGACTCAAGGCAAACGTCTGGCTCTACCTCACTCCCGAATCATGATTCACCAACCTTCTGGTGGAACTCGTGGACAAGCAACTGATATTCAAATTGAAGCTCAGGAAATTCTGCGAATTCGTAGTCAGCTAAATCAGATTTATGCTGATAACACTGGTCAAGCTTTGGCCAAGATTGAAAAAGATATGGATCGTGATTTCTTCATGTCTGCTCAAGAAGCGAAAGAATATGGTTTAATTGACCGTGTGATTGAAGAACGCCTGTAG